A single region of the Melospiza georgiana isolate bMelGeo1 chromosome 7, bMelGeo1.pri, whole genome shotgun sequence genome encodes:
- the LOC131085936 gene encoding basic helix-loop-helix transcription factor scleraxis-like, with protein sequence MKRIPPILILCAHTPGKARPGSLGSYKHFLKDMHLSNLHDPVHPYPHICWNGHGTRGRRTGKTRGGLCAPRGSPDRSHRWMREPQTPPRQRQEEEEEEERGFPRSLCRARHRDRCGGGPRPGAAAKRGRRDAGRAGAMRHLPRIKAAANARERHRTHSVNAAFGALRRLIPTRPADRRLSKVETLRLAASYISHLANVLLLQQRPQDGAGDAEQPCPQPCPQPCPQPCPQPCPQPCPQPCPQPCPQPAQPCSPPGASAPRSICTFCLSDQRQRHREREKASPAPAVTGP encoded by the exons ATGAAGCGCATCCCgcccatcctcatcctctgcGCACACACACCGGGAAAAGCACGCCCCGGCAGCTTGGGAAGCTATAAACATTTCCTGAAGGACATGCATCTGAGCAA cctgcaCGATCCCGTTCATCCGTACCCACACATATGCTGGAACGGACACGGAACGCGGGGGCGCAGAACGGGTAAAACCCGCGGGGGTTTGTGCGCCCCACGAGGATCCCCGGACCGGTCGCACCGCTGGATGCGGGAGCCGCAGACACCCCCCCGGCagcggcaggaggaggaggaggaggaggagcggggGTTTCCGCGGAGCCTCTGCCGAGCCCGGCACCGCGACAGGTGCGGCGGCGGCCCCCGGCCGGGAGCAGCCGCCAAGCGCGGCCGGCGGGACGCGGGGCGAGCCGGGGCGATGCGGCACCTGCCGCGCATAAAA gcggcggccaACGCGCGGGAGCGGCACCGCACGCACAGCGTCAACGCGGCCTTCGGCGCCCTCCGCCGGCTCATCCCCACCCGCCCCGCCGACCGCCGCCTCTCCAAGGTGGAGACGCTGCGCCTGGCGGCCAGCTACATCTCGCACCTGGCCaacgtgctgctgctgcagcagcgcCCGCAGGACGGCGCGGGGGATGCCGAGCAGCCCTGTCCACAGCCGTGCCCGCAGCCTTGTCCACAGCCGTGCCCGCAGCCTTGTCCACAGCCGTGCCCGCAGCCCTGTCCGCAGCCGTGTCCGCAGCCCGCTCAGCCCTGCTCGCCACCAGGTGCCTCCGCGCCCCGCTCCATCTGCACCTTCTGCCTCAGCGACCAGCGGCAGCGG CACcgagaaagagagaaagcatCACCTGCTCCAGCCGTAACCGGGCCCTGA